The following proteins are co-located in the Nocardioides piscis genome:
- the hsaC gene encoding iron-dependent extradiol dioxygenase HsaC produces the protein MIDIKSMGYVRVASTDLDAWRTFAEKVLGLAVGRGPDPDNLYYRIDEVSARLVVVPSDVDQLSATGWELADHAALQDAREHLQKAGVAFEEGTSEELAERRVQELVRFSDPFDNVFELFHGITYESRPVVTPYAAKFVTGDQGMGHIVVPVSDDVEALRFYRDVLGFRLRDSMSMPGEFVGKEPGSKVWLRFLGVNPRHHSLAFLPMPNPSKCVHIMLEVDKLDDVGRALERVRKHKAPLSATLGRHMNDEMVSFYVKSPAGFDIEFGTEGLQVDDSRWVARESTAVSYWGHVFGG, from the coding sequence ATGATCGACATCAAGTCCATGGGCTACGTCCGCGTGGCCAGCACCGACCTGGACGCCTGGCGGACCTTCGCCGAGAAGGTCCTCGGGCTCGCCGTCGGCCGTGGTCCCGACCCGGACAACCTCTACTACCGCATCGACGAGGTCTCGGCCCGGCTGGTCGTCGTCCCCAGCGACGTCGACCAGCTCTCGGCCACGGGCTGGGAGTTGGCCGACCACGCGGCGCTGCAGGACGCGCGCGAGCACCTGCAGAAGGCCGGCGTGGCGTTCGAGGAGGGAACCTCCGAGGAGCTGGCCGAGCGCAGGGTGCAGGAGCTGGTGCGCTTCAGCGACCCGTTCGACAACGTCTTCGAGCTCTTCCACGGGATCACCTACGAGTCCCGTCCGGTCGTGACGCCCTATGCGGCCAAGTTCGTCACGGGCGACCAGGGAATGGGCCACATCGTGGTCCCGGTCAGCGACGACGTCGAGGCGCTGCGGTTCTATCGCGACGTGCTCGGCTTCCGGCTGCGCGACTCGATGTCGATGCCCGGTGAGTTCGTCGGCAAGGAGCCGGGCTCCAAGGTGTGGTTGCGGTTCCTCGGAGTCAATCCCCGGCACCACTCGCTGGCGTTCCTGCCGATGCCCAACCCCTCCAAGTGCGTCCACATCATGCTCGAGGTCGACAAGCTCGACGACGTGGGTCGTGCCCTGGAGCGGGTGCGCAAGCACAAGGCGCCGCTGTCGGCCACGCTGGGCCGCCACATGAACGACGAGATGGTCTCCTTCTACGTCAAGAGCCCGGCCGGCTTCGACATCGAGTTCGGCACAGAAGGACTGCAGGTCGACGACTCCCGTTGGGTCGCCCGCGAGAGCACCGCGGTGTCCTACTGGGGCCACGTCTTCGGTGGCTGA
- the hsaD gene encoding 4,5:9,10-diseco-3-hydroxy-5,9,17-trioxoandrosta-1(10),2-diene-4-oate hydrolase — protein sequence MSTSAQLVREDLQQTVAVNGTDIAFYELGPGASASGVEGRVPLVMLHGGGPGASSWSNFGSALPGFAEHYRTILIDQPGFGASGKPAVVGNYYRHAADHVIGVLDHLGIDRFHVLGNSLGGGTAMRLALLHPKRVTRLVLMGPGGLSLNLFHADPTEGVQRLMEFGADPTRESLKAFISTMVVNQDLVTDELVEERFADATAPGAEDAMRSMGMSFWNPETAEDGMLWREAHRLRQHTLLTWGREDRVNPLDGAILALKLIPTAQLHVFPNCGHWAQIEAADEFREVAISFLNRHVERDRAERGTSERPSGQSDSERPKA from the coding sequence TTGAGCACCTCTGCGCAGCTCGTCAGGGAAGACCTCCAGCAGACCGTCGCGGTCAACGGCACCGACATCGCCTTCTACGAGCTCGGTCCGGGCGCCTCGGCGTCGGGCGTCGAGGGCAGGGTGCCCCTGGTGATGCTCCACGGCGGCGGCCCCGGCGCCTCGTCGTGGTCCAACTTCGGCTCGGCCCTGCCGGGATTCGCCGAGCACTACCGCACCATCCTCATCGACCAGCCCGGCTTCGGCGCCTCCGGCAAGCCCGCGGTCGTCGGCAACTACTACCGCCACGCGGCCGACCACGTCATCGGCGTGCTCGACCACCTCGGGATCGACCGGTTCCACGTCCTGGGCAACAGCCTCGGCGGCGGTACGGCGATGCGGCTGGCCCTCCTGCACCCCAAGCGGGTCACGCGGCTGGTGCTGATGGGGCCGGGCGGGCTGTCACTCAACCTCTTCCACGCCGACCCCACCGAGGGTGTGCAGCGTCTGATGGAATTCGGGGCCGACCCGACCCGCGAGTCCCTCAAGGCCTTCATCTCCACGATGGTGGTCAACCAGGACCTGGTCACCGACGAGCTCGTGGAGGAACGGTTCGCCGATGCCACGGCTCCCGGCGCCGAGGACGCGATGCGCTCGATGGGGATGTCGTTCTGGAACCCCGAGACGGCCGAGGACGGGATGTTGTGGCGCGAGGCGCACCGGCTGCGCCAGCACACGCTCCTCACCTGGGGTCGCGAGGACCGGGTCAACCCTCTCGACGGCGCGATCCTCGCCCTGAAGCTGATTCCGACGGCGCAGCTGCATGTGTTCCCCAACTGTGGGCACTGGGCGCAGATCGAAGCCGCTGACGAGTTCCGCGAGGTCGCGATCAGCTTCTTGAACAGGCACGTCGAGCGCGACCGAGCCGAACGAGGCACGAGCGAGCGACCGAGCGGTCAATCAGACTCCGAAAGGCCGAAGGCATGA
- the hsaA gene encoding 3-hydroxy-9,10-secoandrosta-1,3,5(10)-triene-9,17-dione monooxygenase oxygenase subunit, with protein MTTPPVLDAVRDLLPGFRERADETERLRQVPEASVKELEQAGFFRMLQPARFDGLESDPIDFFTAVRLIASADGSTGWISSVLGVHPWQVALFTDEAQQAVWGSDTSTRISSSYAPTGKAQVTDGGYTLSGKWSFSSGSAHATWVLLGGLVFNDDGNVVDFKTFMVPREQYEIVDVWNVVGLRGTGSNDIVVDDVFIPEAFTLSMSDTGRCFGPGQEQNHSDLYKLPFHSLFTSTITSPIVGMASGAYAEHVDMQQQRVRAAYLGERASSDPFAAVRIARAGSEIDAAWALLMANIREEQAHVAKGERIPLHLRLKVRRDQVLGTQRAIDAIDTLFEASGGRALAEGTYLQRAWRDAHAGRVHAANDPERALKMFGELEFGHKVDPGMY; from the coding sequence ATGACGACCCCTCCAGTCCTCGACGCCGTTCGAGACCTGCTGCCCGGCTTCCGTGAGCGCGCTGACGAGACCGAGCGCCTGCGTCAGGTGCCGGAGGCCTCGGTCAAGGAGCTCGAGCAGGCCGGGTTCTTCCGGATGCTCCAGCCGGCCCGCTTCGACGGCCTGGAGTCGGACCCGATCGACTTCTTCACCGCGGTGCGGCTGATCGCCTCGGCCGACGGCTCGACCGGCTGGATCTCGAGCGTGCTGGGCGTCCACCCGTGGCAGGTCGCACTGTTCACCGACGAGGCCCAGCAGGCTGTCTGGGGATCCGACACCAGCACCCGGATCAGCTCCTCCTACGCCCCGACCGGCAAGGCCCAGGTCACCGACGGCGGCTACACCCTCAGCGGCAAGTGGTCCTTCTCGTCCGGCTCCGCGCACGCCACCTGGGTGCTGCTCGGCGGGCTGGTGTTCAACGACGACGGAAACGTCGTCGACTTCAAGACCTTCATGGTCCCGCGCGAGCAGTACGAGATCGTCGATGTCTGGAACGTCGTGGGCCTGCGCGGAACGGGCTCCAACGACATCGTGGTCGACGACGTCTTCATTCCCGAGGCGTTCACCCTCTCGATGAGCGACACCGGCCGGTGCTTCGGCCCCGGTCAGGAGCAGAACCACTCCGACCTCTACAAGCTGCCCTTCCACTCGCTGTTCACCAGCACGATCACCTCGCCGATCGTCGGGATGGCCAGTGGGGCGTACGCCGAGCACGTCGACATGCAGCAGCAGCGGGTCCGGGCGGCCTATCTCGGCGAGAGGGCGTCCTCCGACCCGTTCGCGGCCGTCCGGATCGCGCGGGCCGGCAGCGAGATCGACGCCGCCTGGGCATTGTTGATGGCCAACATCCGCGAGGAGCAGGCCCACGTCGCCAAGGGCGAGAGGATCCCGCTCCACCTGCGGCTCAAGGTCCGTCGCGACCAGGTCCTCGGCACCCAGCGCGCCATCGACGCCATCGACACGCTCTTCGAGGCGTCCGGCGGCCGGGCGCTGGCCGAGGGCACCTACCTCCAGCGCGCCTGGCGCGACGCCCACGCCGGCCGCGTGCACGCGGCCAACGATCCCGAGCGCGCGCTCAAGATGTTCGGCGAGCTCGAGTTCGGCCACAAGGTCGACCCGGGGATGTACTGA
- a CDS encoding VOC family protein → MASRASNFCIDAHDPYAQTQWWAQVLEDFTLGPPEEGVNNPGDEECGLEGPDGRYLLFLKVPDSKTVKNRMHMCLRPTDRSRDEEVERILGLGATMFDDRRDGDQGWAVLADPEGNEFCVLKRYEPEQSAG, encoded by the coding sequence ATGGCTTCTCGCGCATCCAACTTCTGCATCGACGCCCACGACCCCTACGCCCAGACCCAGTGGTGGGCACAGGTCCTCGAGGACTTCACCCTGGGACCGCCCGAGGAGGGCGTCAACAACCCGGGCGACGAGGAGTGCGGTCTCGAGGGCCCCGACGGCCGCTACCTGCTGTTCCTCAAGGTCCCTGACTCCAAGACGGTCAAGAACCGCATGCACATGTGCCTGCGGCCCACCGACCGCTCGCGCGACGAGGAGGTGGAGCGGATCCTCGGTCTCGGCGCGACGATGTTCGACGACCGCCGCGACGGGGACCAGGGCTGGGCAGTCCTCGCCGACCCCGAGGGCAACGAGTTCTGCGTGCTGAAGCGCTACGAGCCGGAGCAGTCGGCTGGCTGA
- the dmpG gene encoding 4-hydroxy-2-oxovalerate aldolase: MSISGPAALNQLERTWTDTEPDSGLDIRLTDTCLRDGSHHKRHQFNVEEVRSIIGALDEAGVPVLEVTHGDGLGGSSFNYGFSHTPEQELIKVAAETATRAKIAFLMLPGVGTKDDIREAQGNGGSICRIATHCTEADTSEQHFGLARELGLETVGFLMMSHTQPPEVLARQARIMVDAGCQCVYVVDSAGALILEGVSDRVSAVVAEIGSDATVGFHGHENLDLGAGNTVMAVRAGATQIDGSVRRFGAGAGNTPLDAFVGICDKLGWRTGVDFMKIIDASEDVVRPAMPDECRLDRMTMMMGYAGVYSSFLKHAGNAAERYGVSGAAILAEAGRRKLIGGQEDQLIDIALMLKAGAGR, translated from the coding sequence ATGAGCATCAGTGGACCCGCAGCGCTCAACCAGCTCGAGCGCACCTGGACCGACACCGAGCCCGACTCCGGGCTCGACATCCGGCTCACCGACACCTGCCTGCGCGACGGCTCGCACCACAAGCGCCACCAGTTCAACGTCGAGGAGGTGCGCTCGATCATCGGTGCCCTCGACGAGGCCGGCGTCCCTGTCCTCGAGGTGACGCACGGCGACGGGCTCGGCGGCTCCAGCTTCAACTACGGCTTCAGCCACACGCCCGAGCAGGAGCTGATCAAGGTGGCGGCCGAGACGGCCACGCGCGCCAAGATCGCCTTCCTGATGCTGCCGGGGGTCGGCACCAAGGACGACATCCGCGAGGCGCAGGGCAACGGCGGGTCGATCTGCCGCATCGCCACCCACTGCACCGAGGCCGACACCTCCGAGCAGCACTTCGGGCTGGCCCGCGAGCTGGGCCTGGAGACCGTCGGCTTCTTGATGATGAGCCACACCCAACCGCCCGAGGTGCTGGCCCGGCAGGCCCGGATCATGGTCGACGCCGGCTGTCAGTGCGTCTATGTCGTCGACTCCGCCGGGGCGCTGATCCTGGAGGGTGTCTCCGACCGGGTCTCGGCCGTCGTCGCCGAGATCGGGTCGGACGCCACCGTGGGCTTCCACGGCCACGAGAACCTCGACCTCGGCGCCGGCAACACCGTCATGGCCGTCCGGGCGGGAGCGACGCAGATCGACGGCTCGGTGCGGCGCTTCGGCGCCGGCGCCGGCAACACGCCGCTCGACGCGTTCGTGGGCATCTGCGACAAGCTCGGCTGGCGCACCGGCGTCGACTTCATGAAGATCATCGACGCCTCCGAGGACGTCGTGCGTCCCGCCATGCCCGACGAGTGCCGGCTGGACCGGATGACCATGATGATGGGCTACGCCGGGGTCTACTCCAGCTTCCTCAAGCACGCCGGCAACGCCGCCGAGCGCTACGGCGTCTCGGGTGCCGCGATCCTGGCCGAGGCTGGTCGGCGCAAGCTGATCGGCGGCCAGGAGGACCAGCTGATCGACATCGCACTGATGCTCAAGGCCGGCGCCGGACGATAA
- a CDS encoding acetaldehyde dehydrogenase (acetylating): protein MAGKLTAAIVGPGNIGTDLMYKLLRSDLIEPRWMIGVDPESPGLARAEKQGLVASHEGVDWLLKQDELPDLIFEATSAYIHREYAPRYREAGIRAVDLTPAAVGPAVIPAVNGNEHAAADNVNMITCGGQATIPMVAAVSRATPVSYAEIVASVASLSAGPGTRQNIDEFTRTTAAGVESIGGAEQGKAIIILNPAEPPMIMRDTIFCAVAADADREAITASVHQMVAAVQDYVPGYRLLQEPQFDDPSPATRGATKVSIFIEVEGAGDFLPPYSGNLDIMTAAATRAGEGMAVHTKQGHATQGQTEETAR from the coding sequence ATGGCAGGCAAGCTGACCGCCGCGATCGTCGGGCCCGGCAACATCGGCACCGACCTGATGTACAAGCTGCTGCGCAGCGACCTCATCGAGCCGCGGTGGATGATCGGCGTCGACCCCGAGTCACCGGGCCTGGCACGTGCCGAGAAACAGGGACTGGTCGCCAGCCACGAGGGTGTCGACTGGCTGCTCAAGCAGGACGAGCTGCCCGACCTGATCTTCGAGGCCACCAGCGCCTACATCCACCGCGAATACGCCCCGCGCTATCGCGAGGCCGGCATCCGGGCGGTCGACCTGACCCCGGCCGCCGTTGGCCCGGCCGTCATCCCGGCAGTCAACGGCAACGAGCACGCAGCCGCCGACAACGTCAACATGATCACCTGCGGCGGGCAGGCGACCATCCCGATGGTCGCCGCCGTCTCCCGCGCCACCCCGGTGTCGTACGCCGAGATCGTGGCCTCCGTCGCGTCGCTGAGCGCCGGCCCCGGCACCCGCCAGAACATCGACGAGTTCACCCGCACCACCGCCGCCGGCGTGGAGAGCATCGGTGGGGCCGAGCAGGGCAAGGCCATCATCATCCTCAACCCCGCCGAGCCGCCGATGATCATGCGAGACACGATCTTCTGCGCCGTGGCTGCCGACGCCGACCGCGAGGCCATCACCGCCTCCGTGCACCAGATGGTGGCAGCGGTCCAGGACTACGTCCCCGGCTACCGGTTGCTGCAGGAGCCACAGTTCGACGACCCCTCGCCGGCGACCCGCGGTGCGACCAAGGTCAGCATCTTCATCGAGGTGGAGGGCGCGGGCGACTTCCTGCCGCCGTACTCCGGAAACCTCGACATCATGACCGCCGCCGCGACGCGTGCAGGCGAGGGAATGGCTGTGCACACCAAGCAGGGGCACGCCACGCAGGGGCAGACCGAGGAGACCGCACGATGA
- a CDS encoding 2-keto-4-pentenoate hydratase — translation MTSDDPVTDQISGADRAVRAAVDRLAAAQESRKPCAPVRDLIGTDDLTAAYAVQQGLVQRRLADGARVVGRKIGATSEAVQRQLGVDQPDFGYLLDDMDVSHGARAGGGAISMRTLVQPRVEAEVAFVLARDIDPADGADITLDLVREAVDVALPSLEIVDSRIAGWDIGFTDTVADNASSGLFVVGDQGRSLEELVPREVTMELLINGEVLSSGTGAACLGDPLEALRWLAVQAHRFGDPLRAGHLVLSGALGAFVPFAAGDSVEARISGFPPLNVQFEE, via the coding sequence GTGACCTCAGACGACCCCGTGACCGACCAGATCAGTGGCGCCGACCGGGCCGTGCGGGCCGCCGTCGACCGTCTGGCAGCAGCCCAGGAGTCCCGGAAGCCGTGCGCGCCCGTGCGTGACCTCATCGGCACCGACGACCTGACCGCCGCCTATGCCGTCCAGCAGGGCCTGGTCCAGCGCCGGCTCGCCGACGGAGCACGCGTGGTGGGCCGCAAGATCGGTGCCACCTCAGAGGCGGTGCAGCGGCAGCTGGGCGTCGACCAGCCCGACTTCGGCTATCTCCTCGACGACATGGACGTCAGTCACGGCGCGCGTGCGGGCGGCGGAGCGATCTCGATGCGCACTCTCGTCCAGCCGCGGGTCGAGGCCGAGGTCGCCTTCGTGCTGGCTCGCGACATCGACCCTGCCGACGGTGCCGACATCACGCTCGACCTCGTGCGCGAGGCGGTCGACGTCGCGCTGCCGTCGCTGGAGATCGTCGACTCGCGGATCGCCGGCTGGGACATCGGGTTCACCGACACGGTGGCCGACAACGCCTCGAGCGGGCTGTTCGTGGTCGGCGACCAGGGCCGCAGCCTCGAGGAGCTGGTGCCGCGCGAGGTCACCATGGAGCTGCTCATCAACGGCGAGGTCCTGTCCAGTGGCACAGGCGCCGCCTGTCTCGGCGATCCTCTGGAAGCCTTGCGCTGGCTCGCAGTCCAGGCCCACCGCTTCGGTGACCCGCTCCGGGCAGGTCACCTGGTCCTGTCCGGTGCGCTCGGCGCCTTCGTCCCGTTCGCCGCCGGCGACTCGGTCGAGGCCCGCATCAGTGGTTTCCCCCCGCTCAACGTGCAGTTCGAGGAGTAG
- the kstD gene encoding 3-oxosteroid 1-dehydrogenase has translation MSTPGSRPSTLLPEQVDVVVVGAGGAGMAAALAAAARHGLQTIVVESSETFGGSTARSGGGVWIPGNYALRDAGQVDPGDLDAAKLYLDSIVGDRVPKVRRDTYLERGPELLDFLKEQTPTRFAWVPEYADYLPERPGGRARGRSVEPVPMDGSFLGDELDRLTKPYTKAPANMIVTQADFRKISLGMRTVRGPITMAKVLVKRIISGLRGRRMYAMGNAIVIGLRKGLIDHGVDVFYSTPLVGLVTQDGRVVGVEVERDGVRSTIRAGRGVILGSGGFEQNQELREKFLPQPTSSEWTTGAESNTGAGHEAGIAIGAATDLMDDAWWGPTIPLPRGPWFCLAERNLPGSIIVNSAGQRFMNEALPYVEATHAIYEAHETGPSAVPAWMIIDQRYRNRYLFAGLSPRQPFPGRWYKHGTIKRGASLAELAVQIEVPAGALEETILRFNGFAETGVDADFHRGESAYDKYYSDPTVKPNPSLHSIDQGPFYAVKIVPGDLGTKGGLVTDERARVLRPDGAVIEGLYAAGNVSSAVMGNTYAGPGATIGPAMVFGYLAAEDIANAGG, from the coding sequence ATGAGCACCCCTGGTTCGAGGCCTTCCACCCTGCTGCCGGAGCAGGTCGACGTCGTCGTGGTCGGTGCCGGTGGCGCCGGAATGGCGGCGGCGCTGGCGGCAGCCGCCAGACACGGCCTGCAGACGATCGTGGTCGAGAGCAGCGAGACTTTCGGCGGGTCCACCGCTCGCTCCGGCGGCGGGGTCTGGATCCCGGGCAACTACGCGCTGCGCGACGCCGGCCAGGTCGATCCCGGCGACCTCGACGCGGCGAAGCTCTATCTCGACTCGATCGTCGGCGACCGGGTGCCGAAGGTCCGCCGCGACACCTATCTCGAGCGCGGTCCCGAGCTGCTGGACTTCCTCAAGGAGCAGACGCCGACCCGCTTCGCGTGGGTCCCGGAATACGCCGACTATTTGCCCGAGCGACCGGGTGGGCGCGCTCGCGGTCGCAGCGTCGAGCCGGTTCCGATGGACGGCTCGTTCCTCGGCGACGAGCTGGACCGGCTCACCAAGCCCTACACCAAGGCCCCGGCCAACATGATCGTGACGCAGGCCGACTTCCGGAAGATCAGCCTGGGCATGCGGACGGTCCGCGGACCGATCACGATGGCCAAGGTGCTCGTCAAGCGCATCATCAGCGGCCTGCGGGGCCGACGCATGTATGCCATGGGCAACGCGATCGTCATCGGCCTGCGCAAGGGCCTGATCGACCACGGGGTCGACGTCTTCTACTCCACCCCCCTGGTCGGCCTGGTCACCCAGGACGGCCGGGTCGTGGGGGTCGAGGTGGAGCGTGACGGGGTGCGGTCCACCATCCGTGCCGGTCGTGGGGTGATCCTCGGCTCCGGAGGCTTCGAGCAGAACCAGGAGCTGCGCGAGAAGTTCCTCCCCCAGCCCACGTCGAGCGAATGGACGACAGGGGCCGAGAGCAACACCGGGGCCGGCCACGAGGCAGGCATCGCCATCGGTGCGGCGACCGACCTGATGGACGACGCCTGGTGGGGCCCGACGATCCCCCTTCCCCGCGGCCCGTGGTTCTGCCTCGCCGAGCGCAACCTGCCTGGCTCGATCATCGTCAACTCGGCCGGCCAGCGCTTCATGAACGAGGCGCTGCCCTATGTCGAGGCCACCCACGCCATCTATGAGGCCCACGAGACGGGCCCCAGCGCCGTACCAGCCTGGATGATCATCGACCAGCGCTACCGCAACCGCTACCTCTTCGCCGGGCTCTCGCCGCGCCAGCCCTTCCCGGGTCGGTGGTACAAGCACGGCACGATCAAGAGGGGCGCCTCGCTGGCCGAGCTCGCCGTCCAGATCGAGGTCCCGGCCGGCGCCCTCGAGGAGACGATCCTGCGGTTCAACGGCTTCGCCGAGACCGGCGTCGACGCCGACTTCCACCGCGGCGAGAGCGCCTACGACAAGTACTACTCCGACCCCACGGTCAAGCCCAACCCCTCCCTGCACTCCATCGACCAGGGTCCCTTCTATGCCGTGAAGATCGTGCCCGGCGACCTCGGCACCAAGGGTGGCCTCGTCACCGACGAGCGCGCCCGGGTGCTGCGGCCCGACGGCGCTGTCATCGAGGGCCTGTATGCCGCGGGCAACGTGTCGTCGGCGGTCATGGGGAACACCTATGCCGGTCCCGGCGCCACCATCGGCCCGGCCATGGTCTTCGGCTACCTCGCCGCCGAGGACATCGCCAACGCCGGAGGTTGA
- a CDS encoding MaoC/PaaZ C-terminal domain-containing protein, giving the protein MPIDPAVAIGAQLPDRTFSWAEPDVQLYQLALGATDLRHTLETHGLQVLPSFGVVAPSFHETDPPPLDLPGCDINLSQVVHGSQSVSVTGPLPTSGTATLSTRISDVWDKGKAAVIWQEGVARSEAGEELWTVRSSIFVRGEGGFGGSRGSSEAVEIPDRAPDASTTFDVSPQQALLYRLCGDRNPLHADPEFAEAAGFPAPILHGLCTYGIVLREVTDALLGGDTSRVSGFTARFAGVVFPGETIRVDAWDTGEQVVVDATVASPGRAGERRPALADCVVTKA; this is encoded by the coding sequence ATGCCCATCGACCCCGCGGTCGCCATCGGCGCCCAGCTGCCCGACCGGACCTTCTCCTGGGCCGAGCCGGACGTCCAGCTCTACCAGCTCGCGCTCGGGGCCACCGACCTGCGGCACACGCTGGAGACCCACGGGCTCCAGGTGCTGCCGAGCTTCGGCGTCGTCGCCCCCTCGTTCCACGAGACCGACCCGCCGCCGCTGGACCTGCCGGGCTGCGACATCAACCTGTCGCAGGTGGTGCACGGTTCGCAGTCGGTGTCGGTGACCGGTCCGCTGCCGACCTCGGGCACCGCGACGCTGTCGACGCGGATCAGCGATGTCTGGGACAAGGGCAAGGCAGCCGTGATCTGGCAGGAGGGGGTCGCTCGTTCCGAGGCCGGTGAGGAGCTGTGGACTGTGCGCTCCTCGATCTTCGTCCGCGGCGAGGGCGGCTTCGGCGGCTCCCGGGGGTCGTCGGAGGCCGTCGAGATCCCCGACCGCGCACCCGACGCATCGACCACGTTCGACGTCTCCCCGCAGCAGGCGCTCCTCTACCGCCTCTGCGGCGACCGCAACCCGCTCCATGCAGACCCGGAGTTCGCCGAGGCGGCCGGCTTCCCCGCGCCGATCCTGCACGGCCTGTGCACCTATGGGATCGTCCTGCGCGAGGTCACCGACGCCCTGCTCGGGGGCGACACCTCCAGGGTCAGCGGGTTCACCGCCCGCTTCGCCGGCGTCGTCTTCCCCGGCGAGACGATCCGTGTCGACGCATGGGACACCGGCGAGCAGGTCGTGGTCGACGCCACCGTCGCCTCGCCGGGCCGGGCCGGCGAACGGCGTCCAGCACTCGCCGACTGCGTGGTCACCAAGGCCTGA
- a CDS encoding dienelactone hydrolase yields MAGFAEEVVDAGYTVVMPSLFGKDGAGMTPLSTARALRQVCVSREFTKLRTGETTPVAGWLRSLARDLHAELGGPGVGALGMCFTGGFALAMMVDAPVTAPVLCQPSTPFVPGRKRAADLNLSPADLDIVKGRCAAGQQVLGLQFRKDPLTGTRFETLTRELGDAFIRVEFDGIGHSTVTTHRQQAGVDAVLAFFADNLR; encoded by the coding sequence GTGGCCGGCTTCGCCGAGGAGGTCGTGGACGCGGGCTACACCGTGGTCATGCCGAGCCTCTTCGGCAAGGACGGCGCAGGAATGACGCCGCTCTCGACCGCGCGCGCGTTGCGCCAGGTGTGCGTGAGCCGGGAGTTCACCAAGCTGCGCACCGGCGAGACGACCCCCGTCGCAGGCTGGCTCCGCTCCCTCGCCCGAGACCTCCATGCCGAGCTGGGCGGCCCCGGCGTGGGCGCGCTCGGCATGTGCTTCACGGGCGGGTTCGCGCTCGCGATGATGGTGGACGCACCCGTCACTGCCCCGGTGCTGTGCCAGCCCAGCACGCCCTTCGTCCCTGGCCGCAAGCGCGCTGCCGACCTCAACCTCTCCCCCGCCGACCTCGACATCGTCAAGGGCAGGTGCGCCGCCGGTCAGCAGGTCCTCGGGCTCCAGTTCCGCAAGGATCCGCTGACGGGCACCCGGTTCGAGACCCTCACGCGTGAGCTGGGAGACGCCTTCATCCGGGTCGAGTTCGACGGCATCGGACACTCGACGGTCACCACCCACCGCCAGCAGGCGGGCGTGGACGCCGTGCTCGCGTTCTTCGCCGACAACCTGCGCTGA
- a CDS encoding AAA family ATPase, protein MNLIVMSGLPGTGKTTIAHQLAVGFECAVISVDTIERGLQEAGIDPAQPTGPAAYAVASRLVDVQLSLGLSVIVDAVNNDPHHRQAWLGLAHAHGADVSVVMVVCSDEELHRQRLTARRRERWASSWEQVLELRETWTPWPIETETIDTATAQVNDPRRG, encoded by the coding sequence GTGAACCTGATCGTGATGTCCGGACTCCCGGGCACCGGAAAGACCACCATCGCCCACCAGCTGGCGGTCGGGTTCGAGTGCGCGGTCATCTCCGTCGACACCATCGAGCGCGGCCTGCAGGAGGCCGGCATCGATCCCGCCCAGCCGACCGGCCCGGCGGCATACGCCGTCGCGAGCCGGCTCGTCGACGTCCAGCTCAGCCTCGGGCTCTCGGTGATCGTGGACGCCGTCAACAACGACCCGCATCACCGCCAGGCGTGGCTCGGCCTGGCGCACGCCCACGGTGCGGACGTCAGCGTGGTCATGGTCGTGTGCTCGGACGAAGAGCTCCACCGGCAACGGCTGACGGCCCGCCGGCGGGAGCGCTGGGCATCCTCGTGGGAGCAGGTGCTCGAGCTCCGCGAGACCTGGACTCCATGGCCGATCGAGACGGAGACCATCGACACGGCGACGGCCCAGGTCAACGATCCACGCCGAGGATGA